From Xenopus laevis strain J_2021 chromosome 7L, Xenopus_laevis_v10.1, whole genome shotgun sequence, one genomic window encodes:
- the uros.L gene encoding uroporphyrinogen III synthase L homeolog isoform X1 has translation MGPLQEFWATHSSDHPRNRLVFRSLGLSSTMKVLLLKDPKTKDLASDPYVKELSSHGLQATLIPVLSFKFVSLDHFFDKLSHPESYAGLIFTSPRAVEAVKLCLQKPAHKEAWKDHLCAKWNSKPVYVVGKATASLVEEIGLSSEGEGSGNAEKLAECICSKGLSYSAPILFPCGSLKKEVLPKKLQEKNVPLETITVYQTGPHPAIQVSLSDYFTKEGVPASIVFFSPSGLKYCLLFLKDLPSDQLNQIKFAAIGPTTAEAMAEEGIPVSCTAQNPTPQDLAIRIKQIGMQ, from the exons atggggcccctacaAGAGTTCTGGGcaacgcactcttcggatcacccaAGGAATCGCTTGGTCTTCAGATCATTG GGTTTGTCTTCTACAATGAAGGTTTTGTTACTGAAAGACCCCAAAACTAAGGATTTGGCTTCAGATCCCTATGTTAAG GAATTATCATCGCATGGATTACAAGCAACACTAATCCCCGTGTTATCCTTCAAATTTGTGTCTCTGGATCATTTTTTTGACAAG ctTTCTCACCCAGAGAGTTACGCCGGTCTTATATTTACCAGCCCAAGAGCAGTAGAAGCTGTCAAATTATGTTTGCAAAAGCCTGCTCATAAAGAAG CTTGGAAGGACCATCTCTGTGCCAAGTGGAATTCTAAGCCCGTTTATGTGGTTGGCAAAGCTACAGCTTCTTTGG TTGAAGAAATTGGTCTTTCGTCAGAAGGGGAAGGCTCAGGAAATGCAGAAAAGCTTGCGGAATGTATCTGTTCAA agggattATCGTATTCCGCACCCATTCTTTTTCCTTGTGGATCTTTGAAAAAAGAGGTTCTTCCTAAAAAACTCCAGGAGAAAA ATGTACCTCTGGAGACCATTACGGTTTATCAGACTGGCCCGCATCCCGCTATACAAGTTTCGCTCTCGGATTATTTCACAAAG GAAGGTGTCCCAGCAAGTATTGTTTTCTTTAGTCCGTCTGGGCTGAAATATTGTCTCTTGTTTCTTAAGGATCTCCCTAGCGATCAGCTTAATCAAATAAAG TTTGCTGCCATTGGTCCTACAACTGCGGAAGCAATGGCCGAAGAAGGCATCCCAGTCTCCTGCACGGCTCAAAACCCCACTCCCCAGGACttagcaataagaataaaacaAATTGGCATGCAatga
- the uros.L gene encoding uroporphyrinogen III synthase L homeolog isoform X3, which yields MGGLSSTMKVLLLKDPKTKDLASDPYVKELSSHGLQATLIPVLSFKFVSLDHFFDKLSHPESYAGLIFTSPRAVEAVKLCLQKPAHKEAWKDHLCAKWNSKPVYVVGKATASLVEEIGLSSEGEGSGNAEKLAECICSKGLSYSAPILFPCGSLKKEVLPKKLQEKNVPLETITVYQTGPHPAIQVSLSDYFTKEGVPASIVFFSPSGLKYCLLFLKDLPSDQLNQIKFAAIGPTTAEAMAEEGIPVSCTAQNPTPQDLAIRIKQIGMQ from the exons atgggg GGTTTGTCTTCTACAATGAAGGTTTTGTTACTGAAAGACCCCAAAACTAAGGATTTGGCTTCAGATCCCTATGTTAAG GAATTATCATCGCATGGATTACAAGCAACACTAATCCCCGTGTTATCCTTCAAATTTGTGTCTCTGGATCATTTTTTTGACAAG ctTTCTCACCCAGAGAGTTACGCCGGTCTTATATTTACCAGCCCAAGAGCAGTAGAAGCTGTCAAATTATGTTTGCAAAAGCCTGCTCATAAAGAAG CTTGGAAGGACCATCTCTGTGCCAAGTGGAATTCTAAGCCCGTTTATGTGGTTGGCAAAGCTACAGCTTCTTTGG TTGAAGAAATTGGTCTTTCGTCAGAAGGGGAAGGCTCAGGAAATGCAGAAAAGCTTGCGGAATGTATCTGTTCAA agggattATCGTATTCCGCACCCATTCTTTTTCCTTGTGGATCTTTGAAAAAAGAGGTTCTTCCTAAAAAACTCCAGGAGAAAA ATGTACCTCTGGAGACCATTACGGTTTATCAGACTGGCCCGCATCCCGCTATACAAGTTTCGCTCTCGGATTATTTCACAAAG GAAGGTGTCCCAGCAAGTATTGTTTTCTTTAGTCCGTCTGGGCTGAAATATTGTCTCTTGTTTCTTAAGGATCTCCCTAGCGATCAGCTTAATCAAATAAAG TTTGCTGCCATTGGTCCTACAACTGCGGAAGCAATGGCCGAAGAAGGCATCCCAGTCTCCTGCACGGCTCAAAACCCCACTCCCCAGGACttagcaataagaataaaacaAATTGGCATGCAatga
- the uros.L gene encoding uroporphyrinogen III synthase L homeolog isoform X2 → MIFLPQGLSSTMKVLLLKDPKTKDLASDPYVKELSSHGLQATLIPVLSFKFVSLDHFFDKLSHPESYAGLIFTSPRAVEAVKLCLQKPAHKEAWKDHLCAKWNSKPVYVVGKATASLVEEIGLSSEGEGSGNAEKLAECICSKGLSYSAPILFPCGSLKKEVLPKKLQEKNVPLETITVYQTGPHPAIQVSLSDYFTKEGVPASIVFFSPSGLKYCLLFLKDLPSDQLNQIKFAAIGPTTAEAMAEEGIPVSCTAQNPTPQDLAIRIKQIGMQ, encoded by the exons ATGATCTTCTTACcccag GGTTTGTCTTCTACAATGAAGGTTTTGTTACTGAAAGACCCCAAAACTAAGGATTTGGCTTCAGATCCCTATGTTAAG GAATTATCATCGCATGGATTACAAGCAACACTAATCCCCGTGTTATCCTTCAAATTTGTGTCTCTGGATCATTTTTTTGACAAG ctTTCTCACCCAGAGAGTTACGCCGGTCTTATATTTACCAGCCCAAGAGCAGTAGAAGCTGTCAAATTATGTTTGCAAAAGCCTGCTCATAAAGAAG CTTGGAAGGACCATCTCTGTGCCAAGTGGAATTCTAAGCCCGTTTATGTGGTTGGCAAAGCTACAGCTTCTTTGG TTGAAGAAATTGGTCTTTCGTCAGAAGGGGAAGGCTCAGGAAATGCAGAAAAGCTTGCGGAATGTATCTGTTCAA agggattATCGTATTCCGCACCCATTCTTTTTCCTTGTGGATCTTTGAAAAAAGAGGTTCTTCCTAAAAAACTCCAGGAGAAAA ATGTACCTCTGGAGACCATTACGGTTTATCAGACTGGCCCGCATCCCGCTATACAAGTTTCGCTCTCGGATTATTTCACAAAG GAAGGTGTCCCAGCAAGTATTGTTTTCTTTAGTCCGTCTGGGCTGAAATATTGTCTCTTGTTTCTTAAGGATCTCCCTAGCGATCAGCTTAATCAAATAAAG TTTGCTGCCATTGGTCCTACAACTGCGGAAGCAATGGCCGAAGAAGGCATCCCAGTCTCCTGCACGGCTCAAAACCCCACTCCCCAGGACttagcaataagaataaaacaAATTGGCATGCAatga
- the uros.L gene encoding uroporphyrinogen III synthase L homeolog isoform X4 produces the protein MKVLLLKDPKTKDLASDPYVKELSSHGLQATLIPVLSFKFVSLDHFFDKLSHPESYAGLIFTSPRAVEAVKLCLQKPAHKEAWKDHLCAKWNSKPVYVVGKATASLVEEIGLSSEGEGSGNAEKLAECICSKGLSYSAPILFPCGSLKKEVLPKKLQEKNVPLETITVYQTGPHPAIQVSLSDYFTKEGVPASIVFFSPSGLKYCLLFLKDLPSDQLNQIKFAAIGPTTAEAMAEEGIPVSCTAQNPTPQDLAIRIKQIGMQ, from the exons ATGAAGGTTTTGTTACTGAAAGACCCCAAAACTAAGGATTTGGCTTCAGATCCCTATGTTAAG GAATTATCATCGCATGGATTACAAGCAACACTAATCCCCGTGTTATCCTTCAAATTTGTGTCTCTGGATCATTTTTTTGACAAG ctTTCTCACCCAGAGAGTTACGCCGGTCTTATATTTACCAGCCCAAGAGCAGTAGAAGCTGTCAAATTATGTTTGCAAAAGCCTGCTCATAAAGAAG CTTGGAAGGACCATCTCTGTGCCAAGTGGAATTCTAAGCCCGTTTATGTGGTTGGCAAAGCTACAGCTTCTTTGG TTGAAGAAATTGGTCTTTCGTCAGAAGGGGAAGGCTCAGGAAATGCAGAAAAGCTTGCGGAATGTATCTGTTCAA agggattATCGTATTCCGCACCCATTCTTTTTCCTTGTGGATCTTTGAAAAAAGAGGTTCTTCCTAAAAAACTCCAGGAGAAAA ATGTACCTCTGGAGACCATTACGGTTTATCAGACTGGCCCGCATCCCGCTATACAAGTTTCGCTCTCGGATTATTTCACAAAG GAAGGTGTCCCAGCAAGTATTGTTTTCTTTAGTCCGTCTGGGCTGAAATATTGTCTCTTGTTTCTTAAGGATCTCCCTAGCGATCAGCTTAATCAAATAAAG TTTGCTGCCATTGGTCCTACAACTGCGGAAGCAATGGCCGAAGAAGGCATCCCAGTCTCCTGCACGGCTCAAAACCCCACTCCCCAGGACttagcaataagaataaaacaAATTGGCATGCAatga
- the uros.L gene encoding uroporphyrinogen III synthase L homeolog (The RefSeq protein has 1 substitution compared to this genomic sequence) has translation MKVLLLKDPKTKDLASDPYVKELSSHGLQATLIPVLSFKFVSLDHFFDKLSHPESYAGLIFTSPRAVEAVKLCLQKPAHKEAWKDHLCAKWNSKPVYVVGKATASLVEEIGLSSEGEGSGNAEKLAECICSKGLSYSAPILFPCGSLKKEVLPKKLQEKNVPLETITVYQTGPHPAIQVSLSDYFTKEGVPASIVFFSPSGLKYCLLFLKDLPSDQLNQIKFAAIGPTTAEAMAEEGIPVSCTAQNPTPQDLAIGIKQIGMQ, from the exons ATGAAGGTTTTGTTACTGAAAGACCCCAAAACTAAGGATTTGGCTTCAGATCCCTATGTTAAG GAATTATCATCGCATGGATTACAAGCAACACTAATCCCCGTGTTATCCTTCAAATTTGTGTCTCTGGATCATTTTTTTGACAAG ctTTCTCACCCAGAGAGTTACGCCGGTCTTATATTTACCAGCCCAAGAGCAGTAGAAGCTGTCAAATTATGTTTGCAAAAGCCTGCTCATAAAGAAG CTTGGAAGGACCATCTCTGTGCCAAGTGGAATTCTAAGCCCGTTTATGTGGTTGGCAAAGCTACAGCTTCTTTGG TTGAAGAAATTGGTCTTTCGTCAGAAGGGGAAGGCTCAGGAAATGCAGAAAAGCTTGCGGAATGTATCTGTTCAA agggattATCGTATTCCGCACCCATTCTTTTTCCTTGTGGATCTTTGAAAAAAGAGGTTCTTCCTAAAAAACTCCAGGAGAAAA ATGTACCTCTGGAGACCATTACGGTTTATCAGACTGGCCCGCATCCCGCTATACAAGTTTCGCTCTCGGATTATTTCACAAAG GAAGGTGTCCCAGCAAGTATTGTTTTCTTTAGTCCGTCTGGGCTGAAATATTGTCTCTTGTTTCTTAAGGATCTCCCTAGCGATCAGCTTAATCAAATAAAG TTTGCTGCCATTGGTCCTACAACTGCGGAAGCAATGGCCGAAGAAGGCATCCCAGTCTCCTGCACGGCTCAAAACCCCACTCCCCAGGACttagcaataagaataaaacaAATTGGCATGCAatga